A window of the Lactuca sativa cultivar Salinas chromosome 7, Lsat_Salinas_v11, whole genome shotgun sequence genome harbors these coding sequences:
- the LOC111890929 gene encoding protein DETOXIFICATION 40, which yields MESQNNELHQPFLEPIEDCTAGGHGGSAELERVLCDTETPLMKRLVVASRIELNLLYKLAAPAVMVYLINNAMSMSTRIFSGQLGNLELAAASLGNSGIQLFAYGLMLGMGSAVETLCGQAFGARKYDMLGVYLQRSAIVLTLTGIPVTMIYVFCKPILLLLGQSAPMASAAALFVYGLIPQVFAYAINFPIQKFLQAQSIVTPSAYISAGTLVVHLILSWIIVYKFGLGLIGASLALSLSWWIIVVGQFIYILMSDKCKATWTGFNSNAFGGLWDFVKLSSGSAVMLCLETWYFQILVLIAGLLENPELALDALSVCMGVNGLLFMVSVGFNAAASVRVGNELGAGNPKAAAFSVLTVTSVSFLISVVESMIVLSTRHFISYAFTGGETVANAVSDLCPLLAITIILNGIQPVLSGVAVGCGWQAYVAYVNVGCYYIVGIPLGCLFGFYFNFGIKGIWSGMIGGTAMQTVILLWSTFNTDWNKEVEKASKRLDKWEASKETE from the exons aTGGAGTCCCAAAACAATGAACTTCATCAACCTTTCTTAGAACCCATTGAAGACTGTACTGCCGGCGGCCATGGCGGCAGTGCTGAGCTAGAGAGGGTGCTTTGCGACACAGAGACACCATTAATGAAGCGGCTTGTGGTGGCATCCAGGATCGAGCTTAATCTTCTGTACAAGCTGGCTGCACCGGCGGTGATGGTTTATTTGATCAACAACGCCATGTCTATGTCCACCAGAATCTTTTCCGGCCAGCTTGGGAATCTAGAGCTCGCGGCGGCGTCCCTTGGTAACTCAGGGATTCAACTCTTTGCTTATGGTCTCATG CTTGGAATGGGTAGTGCAGTGGAGACACTATGTGGCCAAGCATTTGGGGCACGAAAATACGATATGCTTGGAGTATACCTTCAAAGATCCGCGATTGTTCTTACATTGACAGGAATCCCAGTCACTATGATTTACGTTTTCTGTAAACCAATTTTACTTTTACTTGGTCAATCAGCACCAATGGCATCTGCTGCTGCCCTATTTGTCTACGGTCTCATACCTCAAGTATTCGCGTACGCCATTAACTTTCCAATACAAAAATTTCTTCAAGCTCAAAGTATCGTGACACCAAGCGCATATATTTCAGCTGGGACCCTCGTTGTGCACCTGATCCTTTCTTGGATCATCGTGTACAAGTTTGGGTTAGGCTTGATTGGGGCTTCGTTAGCTTTAAGCTTATCATGGTGGATCATAGTAGTAGGTCAGTTCATTTATATCTTGATGAGCGATAAATGTAAGGCAACATGGACCGGGTTCAACTCGAATGCATTTGGTGGGCTTTGGGACTTTGTAAAATTGTCTAGTGGATCCGCCGTGATGTTGTGTTTGGAGACATGGTATTTTCAGATACTTGTGTTGATTGCAGGGTTGCTAGAAAACCCCGAGCTAGCATTGGATGCACTTTCCGTTTG CATGGGTGTCAATGGATTGCTGTTTATGGTCTCAGTTGGGTTCAATGCAGCCGCtag TGTTAGGGTTGGAAACGAGCTTGGAGCAGGAAACCCTAAAGCCGCAGCCTTTTCGGTGTTAACGGTGACTAGTGTCTCTTTTCTCATATCGGTAGTGGAATCAATGATTGTTTTGTCGACGCGACATTTTATAAGCTATGCGTTTACCGGTGGTGAAACTGTAGCTAATGCAGTCTCGGATTTGTGTCCATTATTGGCTATCACTATCATTCTCAATGGCATCCAACCTGTGTTATCAG GTGTGGCTGTCGGGTGTGGATGGCAAGCATATGTGGCGTATGTGAATGTTGGATGCTATTACATTGTCGGCATTCCACTCGGATGTCTTTTCGGCTTCTATTTCAATTTTGGAATCaag GGAATATGGTCAGGCATGATTGGAGGCACCGCGATGCAAACTGTTATTTTATTATGGTCAACCTTTAATACGGACTGGAACAAAGAG GTGGAAAAAGCTAGCAAACGTTTGGATAAATGGGAAGCATCGAAAGAAACTGAATGA